In the Aeromicrobium fastidiosum genome, CTCGACCTCGGCACGGGGTGCGGCGTGCAGGCGATGCACCTGGCCCAGCACGCGCGCGAGGTCGTCGCGACCGACGTCAACCCGCGCGCGCTCGCGATGGCCCGCCTCACGGCCGCCCTCAACGACGCCGACGTCGACGTGCGCGACGGCAGCCTGTTCGACCCCGTCGCGGGTGAGACCTTCGACCTCATCGCGACCAACCCGCCGTTCGTCATCTCCCCGCCCGGCAGCCAGGTGCTGGTCTACCGCGACTCCGGCATGCCCGGCGACAGCGTCGTGCGACACCTGGTCGAGAACGCCGAGACGCACCTCAATGACGGTGGCTGGTGCCAGATCCTGGCCAACTGGGCCCACCACGACGACGTCGACTGGCAGGCCGACCTCGGGCAGTGGCTCGACGGACGCCCCCTCGATGCGTGGATCCTGCAGCGCGAGCTCGTCGACCCCGCCGCGTACGTCGAGATGTGGCTGGCCGACGCGGGCCTCGCGACGTCCCCCGACTACACGCAGCGCTACGACGCCTGGCTCGACTGGTTCGCGAGCGAGCGCATCGAGGCGATCGGCTTCGGGTGGCTGAGCCTGCGCAAGACGTCCGCCACCCCCGTGCACCGGCTCGAGGAGTGGACGGGCGAGATCGCCCAGCCCGTCGGCCCGGCCGTCGCCGCCTGGGGCCGCCGCATCGACCAGCTGCGCGGCACCTCGGACGACGACCTGCTCGGACGCACGTTCCGCCAGGCCGTCGACCTCGTCCAGGAGACCCGCGGAGCGGCCGGCGCGGACGATCCGGAGAGCATCGTCGTGCGGCTGCAGCACGGTGTGCGCCGCACCCGCCAGGTCGACACCGTGGAGGCCGGGCTGGTCGGTGCCAGCGACGGCGACCTGACCTCGGCCCAGATCCTCGACGCCCTCGCGTCGCTGCTGGACCGCGACCCAGCCGAGCTGCGGCAGCGCTACGCCGGGTCGGTGCGCGAGCTGGTCGA is a window encoding:
- a CDS encoding DUF7059 domain-containing protein, with product MLDAAHVPALRSALDRAGFTVDAVYALLGDDAHRALGRNQTVPALRATRGGGDLATLVRLFALQVPVDRSRADAALPGLVDALAAAGMVVASGGEVRALVDIRPYGDEDHDWWIICDPTSGLDGRQSPMDPSYVLGISEASSSLAQLTVREPVGRALDLGTGCGVQAMHLAQHAREVVATDVNPRALAMARLTAALNDADVDVRDGSLFDPVAGETFDLIATNPPFVISPPGSQVLVYRDSGMPGDSVVRHLVENAETHLNDGGWCQILANWAHHDDVDWQADLGQWLDGRPLDAWILQRELVDPAAYVEMWLADAGLATSPDYTQRYDAWLDWFASERIEAIGFGWLSLRKTSATPVHRLEEWTGEIAQPVGPAVAAWGRRIDQLRGTSDDDLLGRTFRQAVDLVQETRGAAGADDPESIVVRLQHGVRRTRQVDTVEAGLVGASDGDLTSAQILDALASLLDRDPAELRQRYAGSVRELVEEGFLV